In the Setaria italica strain Yugu1 chromosome VI, Setaria_italica_v2.0, whole genome shotgun sequence genome, one interval contains:
- the LOC101780321 gene encoding AUGMIN subunit 1, giving the protein MDHAAEHLDPTAPAPASASSSAAVAEVNAWLASLAAEAGSGGAAVGRGGAGGGAAAELSLGPDPTPRGVAYLRALAAASQARSQAAGIAAAGLRAQALEYRAEAARLREALERAGLARDALPPPAAAAARAVAAVGNLLAIRDTEMSSFVVASADLSLRRAEVEEKRDKVHKESKALLDYTRKAINKLTELKKMLEKFKNDVEKQQAEQMTDWQTKLVMMDSKERQYILQVSNYKAMLNRVGYTPEINHGVLMEMAEHKKDLERKTKPIADTLRSYQDLPPDKALAALAIEDKKRQYAAAEKYLEDVLQSALTTTGL; this is encoded by the exons ATGGATCACGCCGCCGAGCACCTCGACcccaccgcgccggcgcccgcgtccgcctcctCTTCCGCTGCCGTCGCCGAGGTTAACGCGTGGCTGGCCTCCCTTGCCGCGGAGGCCGGGTCCGGGGGCGCAGCGGtagggcgaggcggcgccggcggcggggcggccgcgGAGCTGTCGCTGGGGCCCGACCCCACGCCGCGCGGGGTGGCCTACCTCCGGGCTCTGGCCGCAGCGTCGCAGGCTCGGTCGCAGGCCGCCGGGATCGCGGCCGCAGGGCTGCGCGCGCAGGCCTTGGAGTACCGCGCCGAGGCGGCGCGCCTGCGGGAGGCGCTCGAGCGGGCGGGGCTCGCGAGGGACGCGCTCCCGCCAcccgcagcagcggcggcgcgcgccgtcgccgccgtcggcaaCCTCCTCGCCATCCGTGACACCGAGATGAGCAG CTTTGTGGTGGCGAGTGCAGACTTGTCGCTGAGGCGAGCAGAGGTGGAGGAGAAGAGAGACAAAGTGCATAAGGAGTCAAAGGCACTACTTGATTACACACGGAAGGCCATAAACAAGCTTACTGAGCTGAAGAA GATGCTTGAGAAATTTAAAAATGATGTGGAGAAGCAACAAGCAGAGCAAATGACAGATTGGCAGACAAAGCTTGTAATGATGGACTCCAAGGAACGCCAGTATATCCTCCAAGTCTCAAATTATAAG GCAATGCTTAACCGAGTGGGTTACACGCCGGAGATCAATCATGGTGTGTTGATGGAAATGGCTGAGCATAAGAAGGATCTCGAGAGGAAGACAAAACCCATAGCCGACACATTAAGAAGTTACCAGGATTTACCTCCA GATAAAGCTCTAGCTGCACTAGCTATAGAGGACAAAAAGAGGCAGTATGCAGCTGCCGAGAAGTACCTAGAAGATGTGTTGCAATCTGCTCTAACCACAACTGGCCTATAA
- the LOC101785428 gene encoding probable xyloglucan endotransglucosylase/hydrolase protein 25: MRRARILAALYFILTISPAISDMTDSIEMMWGNTQVLYDSAGHQIMSLTLDRWTTSAFRSKSQYLFGRFDIDIKLVPKESAGTVTTIYMVTEGPWQYHDEIDLEFLGNTTGEPYTLHTNIYAKGKGGREKQYRLWFDPTEDFNTYSIIWNPHIILILVNGKPIRRMKNQMRDDTPFPLFQPMRMYASIWNADEWATQGGRIKADWSQAPFTAFFRNYTANACVPYNRAWICGQGSGDSSWFNQELDEEGNQKLKDVDDKNKIYDYCTDSRRFPNGYPPECASQ; the protein is encoded by the exons ATGAGGCGGGCTAGGATCCTAGCGGCCTTGTATTTCATCCTAACCATCTCCCCAGCAATCAGCGACATGACCGACAGCATTGAAATGATGTGGGGCAATACGCAGGTGCTCTACGATAGCGCTGGCCACCAAATCATGTCACTGACCCTTGACCGATGGACGACTTCGGCGTTCCGCTCAAAGAGCCAGTACCTCTTTGGGAGGTTCGACATTGACATCAAGCTTGTCCCCAAGGAATCTGCTGGCACTGTCACCACAATATAT ATGGTAACAGAGGGGCCATGGCAGTACCATGATGAGATCGACCTTGAGTTCTTAGGGAACACCACTGGTGAACCATACACCCTGCACACCAACATCTATGCCAAAGGAAAAGGTGGCCGAGAAAAGCAGTACCGTCTTTGGTTTGATCCCACTGAAGACTTCAATACTTACTCCATCATCTGGAACCCGCACATCATCTT AATACTTGTCAATGGCAAACCAATCCGGCGGATGAAGAATCAGATGAGGGATGATACTCCCTTCCCACTCTTTCAGCCTATGAGGATGTATGCCAGCATCTGGAATGCTGATGAATGGGCAACACAGGGTGGACGCATCAAAGCTGACTGGTCCCAGGCACCGTTCACAGCATTCTTCCGGAACTACACCGCCAACGCTTGTGTTCCATACAACAGAGCCTGGATTTGCGGCCAGGGTTCTGGTGATAGCAGTTGGTTCAACCAGGAGTTGGATGAGGAGGGGAATCAGAAACTGAAGGATGTGGATGATAAAAACAAGATATACGACTACTGCACCGACTCAAGGAGGTTTCCTAATGGATACCCCCCAGAATGTGCATCACAGTAG
- the LOC106804376 gene encoding uncharacterized protein LOC106804376 — MVKRILRYVKDTWDVGLHIGAGPVDSLTAYSDADWAGCPDSRRSTSGYCVYLGDTLVSWSSKHQSTISHSSAELEYRAVARAVAKCCWLRQLLHNLHVPIASATVVYCDNVTAIYMTANPVHHHRTKYIEIDIHFVREKVALGQIRFLHVPSAHQYADIMTKDLPVVY; from the coding sequence ATGGTCAAGCGCATCCTGCGCTATGTGAAAGACACATGGGATGTTGGTCTTCATATTGGTGCTGGTCCGGTTGATTCTCTCACAGCCTATTCAGATGCGGATTGGGCAGGCTGCCCCGACTCGCGGCGCTCCACTTCTGGCTACTGTGTCTACCTCGGCGACACTTTGGTGTCTTGGTCTTCCAAGCACCAATCCACCATCTCCCATTCCAGTGCAGAGTTGGAGTACCGCGCTGTGGCTCGTGCAGTTGCTAAATGCTGCTGGCTGCGCCAGCTTCTCCACAATCTTCATGTTCCTATTGCTTCCGCTACggttgtctactgcgacaatgTGACTGCTATCTATATGACCGCCAATCCTGTCCATCATCATCGCACAAAGTATATTGAGATTGATATCCACTTCGTCCGTGAGAAGGTTGCGCTCGGGCAGATCCGTTTTCTCCACGTCCCCTCGGCACATCAGTATGCGGACATCATGACTAAAGATCTTCCGGTTGTTTACTGA